In the Pseudomonadota bacterium genome, TTCGAATCCCCACTTTGGCACATCACGATGCCGTTTAGGAGAGGGTGGAGTCCATTCCATTAGGGCGCGTGTCCGCGTCCACTCATTCGCCGAAATCAGCGCCGTTGAATGGTTCGATGTTGCTTCCCACGGTGAAGAAATAGGTGCCACCCGGCACATGGGCGCGACGGTAATCAGGCATGGCGGAATCATACCGCCAATGAATGGCACGGGCACGCGCCCTACGCTTGGTCCGACGATTTCGACGGATCGACTGTGAGGCCAAACACCGTAACGTCGACCCGACGTGTCGTCGAGCATATTGGCGATGCGCGGGGCCTGGTACGGCTCCCAGCTCAATGTGGACCCCTGCATCACAAGAGAAACTGCGCATGCTCAGTTGTTGCGCGTTCCGTCGCCCACCGATGAAACGCTAAAAACAGTTCAACCGGCCGGGTTTTCATACAGGGCCATGGTCTGGTCGAGCATCATACGGAGCGTAAAAGGCGTGCTCGGAGGCACTTGTCGCGGAGAGCGGACAAAATCCACGGTCTTCTCAAGCAGCGCCCCCAGGTCGCCCGCTGGGACGGCGCCCTCGGGAAACATGCGCGCGAGGATCTCGCGCACGCCGCCGTGATCGTAAGCGATCACCGGGACACCGAGGCTCAGCGCCTCGAGCGTGGTCCGGCCGAAGGCCTCCGGGGCTTTGGACAGACAAAACACCAGATTCGATACGGCCATGATCTCACGCAGATCGGCGCGCTGCCCCAGAAACGTAATATGCCCCTCAAGCTTGCGCCTGGCCACCTGCGAGCGGAGCTCATCGAGAAGATAGGCGCGTTGGGCGCCTCCGGCGATGAGACCGTGCGCCGGCACCCCGCGATCTTTGAGGTCGGCAAGAAGCTCAATGAAATCCTCGTGGCCTTTGCGGCGCGAAATTCTTGCCGGGAGCGTCAGCACCATCCGGCCGCTCAGCATCGGCATCTCGCGTTCCCAAATCACCCGCCAGTCCGCGGGCGGCTCGTAGGCGTGGGAGTACACCCCGGGATCCACCCCGCGGTAGATTACCTGGACGCGGACGGGATCAATACCTGGGTAATTTTTCAGCAGACAATCCCGTACCGTGGCCGAGATGGCGATGATCGACTCCCCGCGGGTCATGATCGAGCTATAGCGATTGACGGAGTATAAACCATGGACGGTCGTCACAAAGCGGGGTCGCGAGGACGGCCGGAGACTCCGCCACGCAGCGTAGGCGATCCAGGCCGGTAAGCGCGAGCGGACATGGAGGATATCCACCTGGCGGCTGCGCAAGAGACGCCGCAGGGGCAGCACATGACGAAGCGCTAGAGGCGATTTGAGGCCGATATCCCAGTCCAGGTATTCCGCGCCCGCCTCCTCAAGCTGAGGCGCCATGCGTCCTCTGGCGGCGATGACGATGGCGCGATGACCGCGGCGCACGAGCTCTCGCGCCACCTCGATCGTACCCTGTTCCACGCCGCCGCCCTCCAAGGCGGGAAGCACCTGGACTACCGTCAGCGGCACGGCTTCACCCGATCCTCACGGCGCGCCGATCACCGGGCGGGGAGGGAAGCCGAGCCCCCAACGCTCGACGATCATTTGCGCGCAACGCGCGGCCTCGGCCAGCGGAGGGGTGGGTGCGCACAACGGCGCGCCGCGCGCCCAGGCTTCATAGGCGGTAATCAAACCCGCGCGCAACAAGGCGTCGATTCCGGCGGTGATGCGATTCGAACCTCGCCGCGGGAGGCGCAGCAATCCGACCGCGGCGCCGGAGCTCAAAGCCTCATAGACCATCGAGACGCTGTCTTCGGTAACCCATACGGCTTGGGCCGCGGCCAAGGCCTCGGTGAGCCATCCTCGATCCGTGTCCGCATGCGGCACGACACAAACCTGGCGCGCGCCGAGACGAGTGAGCGCCCGCGAAGTCGTAGCCGGGGTACGGCGCGAGTCGGTCAGTTGCCACCGTAGACTTGGACAGGCAGCCACGACCGCTTGCACCTGCATCAATACGGCCTCCTCGTCCCAGTGGTAATGAGCTGAAGTCCCGCCGATCAAGAATAAACCCTGGTCCCGCCGCGGCTTTTCGGAGTTTTGAATCTCATTGAGCACGCCTTGGGTGGAGATCACGTTGGGACTTTCGAAGACCCCGTCGTGTTCCGGAATGATGCAGAGGTCAAACCAGGCGAGCGGCAGGCTCGGGCGCATCAACACCACCACGCGCCCGCCGCGGGCGCGGCGGGCGGCAAGCAAGGAGAGGTGGGTCGCATGCCCCGCGCCGACGATGAGATGCGGATCGGGCAAAGTCTGCACCCATGGGAAGCGCCTGAAGAACAAATCGCCGATTGTGCTGAGAATAGAACACGCCTCAAGCTCATGAGGCTCCACGGGTATTAATCGGCCGAGCGCCCGCACCAAGCCGTGGGTTTGACGCTCGTGCCCGGTTTTCCCGTCGCAAATACGCCAAACCACCACTCGACCTTCACCGGCGCTTGCCATCCCGCGAGGGGCCGCGGACGCCTAGGGCTCGACGAGCACGAAGTCGGTGCCGCAATAGGGACACTTGACCTTGCCGCTGGCCTCGATCGGCAAATACACCCGGGGATGGGAATCCCACAGACTCATGCTCGGCAGGGGGCAGTGCAAGGGCAGATCGCCCGGGGTGATCTCAACCAAGCGCCGGTCGTTCGGCGTATTCTGCCGCTCCGGACTAATGCGAACGTCATTCATCGTGATACCTTAATCAGCGACGGGTGTGAGCCACTCGGGATGTTCCGTCCGGCGGCCATGCACCTGATCGAAAAACAGGGTTTGCAAGCGCGCCGTAATGGGCCCGCGTTGCCCGGCGCCGATGCGCCGCCCGTCAAGCTCCCGGACCGGCGTAACCTCGGCGGCGGTGCCGGTAAAAAAGGCTTCGTCCGCGATATAGACCTCATCGCGCGTGATGCGCTTCTCCTGCACGCGGATCCCAAGCTCTCCGGCGAGTGTGATGATGCTGGCGCGCGTGATTCCCTCCAACGCGGAAGTCAAATCGGGCGTGTACAG is a window encoding:
- a CDS encoding glycosyltransferase family 4 protein — translated: MPLTVVQVLPALEGGGVEQGTIEVARELVRRGHRAIVIAARGRMAPQLEEAGAEYLDWDIGLKSPLALRHVLPLRRLLRSRQVDILHVRSRLPAWIAYAAWRSLRPSSRPRFVTTVHGLYSVNRYSSIMTRGESIIAISATVRDCLLKNYPGIDPVRVQVIYRGVDPGVYSHAYEPPADWRVIWEREMPMLSGRMVLTLPARISRRKGHEDFIELLADLKDRGVPAHGLIAGGAQRAYLLDELRSQVARRKLEGHITFLGQRADLREIMAVSNLVFCLSKAPEAFGRTTLEALSLGVPVIAYDHGGVREILARMFPEGAVPAGDLGALLEKTVDFVRSPRQVPPSTPFTLRMMLDQTMALYENPAG
- a CDS encoding mitochondrial fission ELM1 family protein, with product MASAGEGRVVVWRICDGKTGHERQTHGLVRALGRLIPVEPHELEACSILSTIGDLFFRRFPWVQTLPDPHLIVGAGHATHLSLLAARRARGGRVVVLMRPSLPLAWFDLCIIPEHDGVFESPNVISTQGVLNEIQNSEKPRRDQGLFLIGGTSAHYHWDEEAVLMQVQAVVAACPSLRWQLTDSRRTPATTSRALTRLGARQVCVVPHADTDRGWLTEALAAAQAVWVTEDSVSMVYEALSSGAAVGLLRLPRRGSNRITAGIDALLRAGLITAYEAWARGAPLCAPTPPLAEAARCAQMIVERWGLGFPPRPVIGAP
- a CDS encoding zinc-finger domain-containing protein is translated as MNDVRISPERQNTPNDRRLVEITPGDLPLHCPLPSMSLWDSHPRVYLPIEASGKVKCPYCGTDFVLVEP